One Alkalicoccus halolimnae DNA segment encodes these proteins:
- the murD gene encoding UDP-N-acetylmuramoyl-L-alanine--D-glutamate ligase has translation MQTTRWLNKNVLVLGLARSGTEAAKLLLELGAKVTVNDQTPFAGNKQAQELKELGAEVICGSHPLDLIHNGLDTVVKNPGIRYDHPMISKAAELAIPILTEIQLAYDSSPCPITAVTGSNGKTTTTTMIGEMLRASGLSPLTAGNIGEAASGVVRNAQADNNLVMELSSFQLMGIDSFRPKTAVLLNLVDAHLDYHGTREEYIRAKKQIFRYQTEDDYLIYNADDPTVVDMVEDASAQKIPFSLKSEQKSGAYIKEGMIFIMGEPASSLEAFSLPGEYNIANAMAAGCAAKTAGADIKSIGSVMKSFSGVKHRLQFVKEWKGRSFYNNSKATNVPAAITSLEAFEKPVILLCGGLDRGLPFNELTNSLHNVKAMLTYGETAGKLAEAGRAARVNEIHELESLEEAVLQAVKLSAEGDIVLLSPACASWDQFKTFEERGETFIEAVNEYTSDHKANHGGR, from the coding sequence ATGCAAACAACAAGGTGGTTAAATAAAAATGTTCTTGTACTTGGACTGGCAAGAAGTGGAACAGAAGCCGCAAAATTGCTTTTGGAACTCGGAGCCAAAGTAACAGTTAATGACCAGACGCCATTTGCCGGTAACAAGCAGGCTCAGGAATTGAAAGAACTGGGCGCAGAGGTTATCTGCGGGAGTCATCCGCTTGATTTAATTCATAATGGACTGGATACGGTAGTGAAAAATCCGGGAATCCGTTATGATCATCCGATGATATCTAAAGCGGCAGAGCTCGCCATCCCTATTCTGACAGAGATTCAGCTCGCCTATGATTCATCTCCTTGTCCAATTACTGCGGTAACCGGATCAAATGGAAAAACAACAACTACTACGATGATAGGAGAGATGCTCAGAGCATCCGGGTTATCTCCGCTCACAGCAGGCAATATAGGAGAAGCTGCTTCCGGAGTTGTTAGAAACGCCCAAGCTGATAATAATCTGGTAATGGAATTATCCAGTTTTCAACTAATGGGAATAGATTCCTTTCGTCCGAAAACGGCCGTATTGTTAAATCTCGTAGATGCCCATCTTGATTATCACGGAACCAGAGAAGAATACATCCGGGCGAAAAAACAGATTTTCCGATACCAGACAGAAGACGATTATCTTATTTATAATGCAGACGATCCAACAGTGGTTGATATGGTCGAAGATGCCTCAGCGCAGAAGATTCCCTTTTCTTTGAAATCCGAGCAGAAAAGCGGTGCATATATTAAAGAAGGAATGATCTTTATAATGGGTGAACCCGCATCATCTTTGGAAGCATTTTCTCTTCCTGGAGAATATAACATTGCAAATGCCATGGCAGCAGGCTGTGCTGCCAAAACAGCTGGAGCAGATATAAAAAGCATCGGATCGGTGATGAAATCATTCAGCGGAGTAAAGCACAGGCTTCAGTTTGTAAAAGAATGGAAGGGGAGGAGTTTTTATAATAACTCTAAGGCTACTAATGTTCCTGCAGCCATTACTTCTCTCGAAGCATTTGAAAAACCTGTAATTCTCCTTTGTGGAGGTCTTGACAGAGGACTGCCTTTTAACGAATTAACAAATTCGCTTCATAATGTTAAAGCTATGCTTACATATGGTGAAACAGCAGGAAAGCTTGCAGAAGCAGGCAGAGCAGCCCGTGTAAATGAAATACACGAACTTGAGAGTTTAGAAGAAGCTGTTTTACAAGCGGTAAAGCTTTCTGCTGAAGGAGACATCGTTCTGTTATCTCCTGCCTGTGCATCATGGGATCAATTTAAAACGTTTGAGGAGCGCGGGGAAACGTTTATTGAAGCTGTTAATGAATATACGTCCGATCATAAAGCAAATCATGGAGGCAGGTAA
- a CDS encoding penicillin-binding transpeptidase domain-containing protein, with protein sequence MELKKNRKITRRAVAMVIIFGFAIMIMFSRFIYIQASKEVQDVNLAELLETRWTETIPIHGERGNIVDRNGETLAEEIPSYSIVAILDDRYESHVSEPKETADALASVLGGSADYYESQFLKDSVQVELGATAKNLSYETRENIEALELPGITFREDPRRYYPNQTFASHIIGYTERDMSEARMGLESSLNNYLQGESGYIEYQQDGRGRPLSQAQEIISSPDHGDDVVLTLDSRIQMAMEQTMDQVDEMYEPEKMMAIAAHAETGEILAMSNRPSFNPNEYENVENYTNYNISSRFEPGSTMKMFTLAAAIEEGVYDGEDTFESGRYQVTDRTIRDHNNGEGWGEITFNEGVQRSSNVAFSKIAIEILGPEKLYEYIDSFGFRTPTGIDLPNEVSGGQIAESYTIDAATTAFGQATSISPMQQVHAALAVANDGKMMKPYVVSEIVDGTTGEVVTKNEPESTGEPISAETAKEVRDILETVVSEEEGTGGIYGIEGYDIAGKTGTAQIPREDGGGYISGHGENIYSFIGMAPADDPQVVVYVAVERPDLEETEYGNRPVSMVFRQVMEQSMQYLNIAPHEEESTETVELGEDFVTPDFSGENREKVLDSLEEEGMEPVIIGEGRVIRAQSYEEGTLLAPEEKIILQASGEAYMPEIDGWSLRNVQQLASLIGAEVDYSGSGFAVAQEPLPGTPVDEIDNIKIELGDPEEESQEEQEDQEETLQLPE encoded by the coding sequence GTGGAATTAAAAAAGAATCGTAAAATTACAAGGCGTGCTGTAGCGATGGTGATTATTTTTGGATTCGCTATAATGATAATGTTTTCGCGTTTTATATATATTCAGGCTTCTAAAGAAGTGCAGGATGTAAATCTTGCAGAGTTATTGGAAACAAGATGGACGGAGACAATTCCAATTCACGGAGAGCGCGGAAACATAGTTGACAGAAATGGAGAAACGCTTGCAGAGGAAATTCCTTCCTATTCGATAGTTGCCATTCTTGATGACAGATACGAATCCCACGTTAGCGAACCGAAAGAAACGGCTGATGCTCTTGCGTCGGTACTTGGAGGCAGTGCAGATTATTATGAGAGCCAGTTCTTAAAGGATTCGGTGCAGGTAGAACTTGGGGCAACTGCTAAAAATTTGAGTTATGAAACACGGGAAAATATCGAAGCCCTGGAACTTCCGGGTATTACATTCAGAGAGGATCCGCGCAGGTATTATCCCAACCAGACCTTCGCCTCCCATATTATCGGTTATACTGAACGTGATATGTCAGAAGCGCGTATGGGGCTGGAAAGCAGCCTGAATAACTATCTCCAGGGAGAATCTGGTTATATTGAATATCAACAGGATGGAAGAGGCAGGCCGCTTTCCCAGGCACAGGAAATTATCAGCAGTCCCGATCACGGTGATGACGTAGTCCTTACACTGGATTCACGCATACAAATGGCAATGGAACAAACAATGGACCAGGTTGATGAAATGTACGAACCGGAAAAAATGATGGCGATAGCAGCACACGCTGAAACCGGGGAAATTCTCGCTATGTCCAATCGCCCGAGTTTTAACCCGAATGAGTATGAAAATGTGGAAAACTATACAAATTACAACATCTCCTCCAGGTTCGAGCCTGGATCCACAATGAAAATGTTTACTCTTGCTGCTGCAATTGAAGAAGGAGTATATGACGGTGAGGATACCTTTGAATCGGGCAGGTATCAGGTTACCGACAGAACAATCCGAGATCACAATAACGGGGAAGGCTGGGGAGAAATCACTTTTAACGAAGGGGTCCAGCGATCTTCCAATGTAGCATTTTCGAAAATAGCTATTGAAATTCTTGGTCCTGAAAAATTATATGAGTATATTGATTCTTTTGGATTCAGAACACCGACAGGCATTGATCTTCCTAATGAAGTGAGCGGTGGTCAGATAGCAGAATCCTATACTATCGATGCAGCGACTACGGCTTTCGGCCAGGCTACTTCCATTTCTCCGATGCAGCAGGTGCATGCTGCACTTGCAGTTGCGAACGACGGCAAAATGATGAAACCTTATGTTGTATCAGAAATAGTTGATGGAACAACAGGGGAAGTAGTCACTAAAAACGAGCCGGAATCGACAGGCGAACCAATATCGGCTGAAACTGCCAAAGAAGTGAGAGACATTCTTGAAACGGTAGTATCTGAAGAAGAAGGAACAGGAGGTATTTATGGAATAGAAGGGTATGACATTGCTGGAAAAACGGGGACAGCTCAAATCCCTCGTGAAGACGGAGGGGGATATATATCCGGCCATGGTGAAAATATTTACTCTTTCATTGGTATGGCACCGGCAGACGATCCTCAAGTGGTCGTTTATGTAGCCGTGGAACGTCCGGATCTGGAAGAAACGGAATATGGCAACCGTCCTGTCTCCATGGTGTTCCGGCAGGTTATGGAGCAGAGTATGCAGTATTTGAATATTGCTCCACATGAGGAAGAAAGTACGGAAACCGTGGAACTGGGAGAAGATTTTGTAACTCCGGACTTTTCGGGTGAAAACAGGGAGAAAGTGTTAGACTCATTAGAAGAAGAAGGTATGGAACCTGTTATTATCGGAGAAGGCAGAGTAATAAGAGCCCAGTCCTATGAGGAAGGGACGCTGCTTGCACCGGAGGAAAAGATAATTCTTCAGGCTTCCGGAGAGGCTTACATGCCGGAAATCGATGGTTGGAGCCTTCGAAATGTTCAGCAGCTGGCTTCGCTTATTGGAGCAGAGGTGGACTATAGTGGAAGCGGGTTTGCTGTAGCTCAGGAGCCTTTACCTGGAACTCCTGTAGATGAAATAGATAATATCAAGATTGAATTAGGAGACCCGGAAGAAGAAAGTCAGGAAGAGCAGGAAGATCAGGAGGAAACTTTACAGCTTCCTGAGTAA
- the ftsL gene encoding cell division protein FtsL, with the protein MSPLLDQRQTSAAPETKPNRQPLPGKIKRSITRGEKLIYGLAAPLILAFSFLIVSNYATLYSLNHDMQTIESNISEQESANEALALQVTELSDADRILTIAKTELGMSLKEGQVQVMHQID; encoded by the coding sequence ATGAGTCCATTGCTAGATCAAAGGCAGACCTCTGCTGCACCGGAAACAAAGCCGAACAGACAACCGCTTCCAGGAAAAATTAAAAGATCGATCACCCGGGGAGAAAAACTCATTTATGGTTTAGCCGCCCCTCTTATTCTCGCTTTCAGTTTTTTAATCGTCAGTAACTACGCGACGCTCTATTCCCTCAATCACGATATGCAGACGATAGAATCCAATATAAGTGAACAGGAAAGTGCTAATGAAGCACTTGCTCTCCAGGTTACCGAACTTAGTGATGCTGACCGTATTTTGACAATCGCTAAAACAGAGCTGGGAATGTCTTTAAAAGAAGGACAGGTTCAGGTTATGCATCAGATCGACTAA
- a CDS encoding cell division protein FtsQ/DivIB codes for MADKTVVDMQDKLPQLKEQRKQRSRRRFIVYVSIFLILIAVMVYLQSGFSNVKSIEVTGAETMGDSEVIALSELNHEVNIWSLNKEDRTERIESHDAVTDASISRGWFNKVIIHIEEYKVIASVSQNEGKPLPVLENGKLYDSAEVKIGSVPLLRDFEDAALIEETAMELGKMSESLRGRISEVIYNPDESNPDRVTVLMNDGWTVSSTIRAFAERMEPYPTIVQQLEPDQEGIIHMRLNPYFESFREEEDITVE; via the coding sequence ATGGCCGATAAAACGGTAGTTGATATGCAGGATAAATTACCCCAGCTGAAAGAACAAAGAAAGCAGCGATCACGGCGGAGGTTCATTGTCTACGTTTCTATTTTCCTGATATTAATTGCAGTAATGGTCTATTTACAAAGTGGATTCAGCAATGTGAAAAGCATTGAAGTTACTGGAGCAGAAACAATGGGGGATAGCGAAGTGATCGCTTTGTCTGAACTGAATCATGAAGTGAACATCTGGAGCTTAAATAAAGAGGACCGAACGGAGCGGATAGAGAGTCACGATGCTGTAACTGATGCCTCAATTTCAAGAGGATGGTTTAACAAAGTTATCATCCACATTGAAGAATATAAAGTGATTGCCAGTGTATCTCAAAATGAAGGAAAACCTTTACCAGTTTTAGAAAATGGAAAACTTTATGATTCAGCAGAAGTAAAAATAGGAAGTGTCCCTCTTCTACGGGATTTTGAAGATGCGGCGCTGATTGAGGAAACTGCCATGGAGCTTGGAAAAATGTCAGAATCGTTAAGAGGACGTATTTCAGAAGTGATTTATAATCCTGATGAAAGTAACCCGGATAGAGTAACGGTTTTAATGAACGATGGCTGGACAGTCAGTTCTACTATAAGAGCCTTTGCAGAGAGAATGGAGCCATACCCGACAATAGTTCAGCAGCTGGAACCTGATCAGGAAGGAATCATTCATATGCGGCTCAACCCATATTTTGAATCATTCCGGGAAGAAGAGGATATAACTGTAGAATGA
- a CDS encoding UDP-N-acetylmuramoyl-L-alanyl-D-glutamate--2,6-diaminopimelate ligase, which translates to MMSLKEIVSLLPVCEVSGFEEKTIIETISMDSRLIEKKSLFFCVPGFTVDGHDFAQEAVEAGAAALVTDRPIQMSVPVIQVPDVRRAMALISARFYEYPSQELKMIGVTGTNGKTSVTHFLEQMLELLEVETGIIGTMYTKYAGKEISSNNTTPESIVLQKILRDMRDAETEAAAMEVSSHALSNGRIHGTRFDIAVYTNLSQDHLDYHATMEDYARAKSLLFAQLGSGFVKERQPYSVINVDDPYSEIMMEASAAPLITYGLSKHAAVRAEEVELSGGRSNFYFCAPGIRDHVTLNLPGRFSIYNALAAASALYAYGWRWQEIIPLIPLLKGVRGRFEPVFSSAPVHALVDYAHTPDSLENVLQTIKDAAEGKIITVIGCGGDRDRKKRPLMAAIAEKYSSFTYLTSDNPRTEKPEAIIEEMKSGMSGIRYNVIVDREEAINEAVRKAKPGDVVLIAGKGHETYQEIGRDRIYFDDKKAAEKALKEWVE; encoded by the coding sequence ATGATGTCATTAAAAGAAATAGTTTCTCTGCTTCCTGTATGTGAGGTTTCGGGGTTTGAAGAGAAAACGATAATAGAAACGATATCAATGGATTCAAGATTAATTGAAAAAAAATCGTTGTTCTTTTGCGTTCCTGGCTTCACCGTTGATGGGCATGATTTCGCACAGGAAGCTGTGGAGGCTGGAGCAGCTGCTCTCGTAACGGACAGGCCGATTCAAATGTCCGTACCTGTTATCCAGGTCCCGGATGTAAGAAGAGCGATGGCGTTAATATCAGCTCGTTTTTATGAATATCCAAGCCAGGAACTTAAAATGATCGGGGTAACTGGTACTAACGGTAAAACCTCCGTGACCCACTTCCTCGAACAAATGCTGGAGCTTCTCGAAGTTGAGACCGGAATTATTGGTACTATGTACACAAAATATGCTGGAAAGGAAATTTCCTCCAATAATACTACCCCGGAATCGATTGTACTTCAAAAAATTCTCAGGGATATGCGGGATGCTGAAACAGAAGCAGCAGCGATGGAAGTTTCTTCCCATGCCCTTTCCAATGGAAGAATTCACGGAACTCGATTTGATATAGCTGTTTATACGAATCTTTCGCAGGACCACCTTGATTATCATGCTACTATGGAAGATTATGCCAGAGCAAAGAGTCTGCTTTTCGCTCAGCTGGGGAGCGGTTTTGTAAAAGAACGACAGCCTTATTCTGTTATTAATGTTGATGATCCATATTCTGAAATTATGATGGAAGCTTCAGCAGCACCGCTCATCACTTATGGACTTTCTAAACATGCAGCGGTTCGTGCCGAAGAGGTGGAGCTCAGTGGAGGTAGGTCAAATTTTTACTTTTGTGCTCCTGGAATCCGTGATCACGTTACCCTGAATCTTCCAGGGCGTTTTTCTATTTATAATGCTCTTGCAGCTGCTTCAGCATTGTACGCTTATGGTTGGAGATGGCAGGAAATTATTCCGCTTATTCCACTTTTAAAAGGGGTCAGAGGCAGGTTTGAACCTGTATTTTCTTCGGCGCCGGTTCACGCTCTCGTGGACTACGCTCACACGCCGGACAGTCTGGAAAATGTGCTTCAGACCATTAAGGATGCAGCGGAAGGAAAAATAATTACAGTCATAGGCTGCGGAGGAGACAGAGACAGAAAGAAACGTCCTCTGATGGCGGCTATTGCTGAGAAGTACAGCAGCTTTACTTATTTAACATCAGATAACCCCCGCACAGAAAAACCTGAAGCAATAATTGAAGAAATGAAATCAGGAATGAGCGGAATACGTTATAATGTCATTGTTGACAGAGAAGAAGCTATTAACGAGGCTGTTAGGAAAGCGAAGCCAGGAGATGTAGTTTTAATCGCAGGAAAGGGCCATGAAACTTATCAGGAAATAGGCAGGGACCGAATTTATTTCGATGACAAAAAAGCAGCAGAGAAAGCTTTAAAGGAGTGGGTAGAATGA
- the mraZ gene encoding division/cell wall cluster transcriptional repressor MraZ — MFIGEFEHHLDTKGRMIVPAKFREDLGASFVITRGLDQCLFVYPHKEWKKLENKLQELPFTKKDARAFTRFFFSGATECDLDKQNRINIPAVLRKHAQLEKECVVIGVSSRVEIWDKHIWESYVDASADSFGEIAEGLFDME, encoded by the coding sequence ATGTTCATAGGTGAATTTGAGCACCACTTGGACACTAAAGGCAGAATGATCGTCCCTGCAAAATTCAGGGAGGATTTAGGAGCCTCTTTCGTAATTACCCGCGGTCTTGATCAATGTTTGTTTGTATATCCACATAAAGAATGGAAAAAATTAGAAAATAAATTACAGGAGCTTCCTTTTACAAAAAAAGATGCACGGGCCTTCACTCGTTTCTTTTTCTCAGGTGCGACTGAATGTGATTTAGATAAACAAAACCGTATTAATATCCCCGCAGTTTTGAGAAAACATGCTCAATTGGAAAAAGAATGTGTTGTTATTGGTGTTTCTTCAAGAGTGGAAATATGGGATAAACATATTTGGGAATCCTATGTGGATGCTTCTGCAGATTCATTTGGAGAAATTGCGGAAGGATTATTCGATATGGAGTAA
- the mraY gene encoding phospho-N-acetylmuramoyl-pentapeptide-transferase, with protein sequence MFENGLFFALLLAFLLTVFISPVFIPFLQKLKFGQSIRNEGPESHHKKTGTPTMGGTMIIFAAAVSSLIIAGQFHTLGVEVWLLLLVTIGFGTLGFLDDFIKVVKKRNLGLTSKQKFLGQVVISAVVYFVLQQTGLSTEIGVPGTNLAVDIGWFYFPLIIIMLVGASNAVNLTDGLDGLVAGTAAVAFTAFGIIAALSGLWTVSIFSLAIVGAVLGFLVFNAHPAKVFMGDTGSLALGGALAMIAIFTKTELLLVLIGGVFVIETLSVILQVASYKIRKKRVFKMSPLHHHYELSGWSEWRVVLTFWAVGLLFAVTGIWLEVGL encoded by the coding sequence ATGTTTGAAAATGGGCTGTTTTTTGCCTTATTACTTGCTTTTTTATTAACTGTATTTATCTCACCTGTCTTTATACCATTTTTACAGAAATTAAAATTTGGACAGAGTATACGGAATGAAGGACCAGAATCCCATCATAAAAAAACCGGTACACCTACGATGGGCGGTACGATGATCATTTTTGCGGCGGCGGTTTCTTCATTGATCATTGCCGGTCAGTTTCATACTCTCGGAGTGGAAGTATGGCTGCTTTTACTCGTAACAATCGGTTTTGGAACGCTTGGGTTTTTGGATGACTTTATCAAAGTCGTAAAGAAAAGAAATCTTGGTCTTACTTCAAAACAAAAATTCCTCGGGCAGGTAGTGATTTCTGCTGTTGTCTATTTTGTTCTTCAGCAGACTGGCCTTTCGACTGAAATAGGAGTGCCGGGGACGAATCTGGCAGTGGATATCGGCTGGTTTTATTTCCCTCTCATCATCATTATGCTGGTAGGAGCAAGCAATGCTGTGAATCTGACGGATGGTCTGGACGGCCTCGTGGCAGGTACTGCAGCGGTTGCTTTTACAGCCTTTGGAATAATTGCTGCTTTATCCGGGCTTTGGACTGTGTCGATCTTTTCGCTGGCCATAGTAGGAGCCGTACTTGGATTTCTAGTATTCAATGCCCATCCTGCAAAGGTTTTTATGGGAGACACAGGGTCTCTGGCACTCGGCGGAGCTCTTGCTATGATAGCTATCTTTACGAAAACAGAACTCCTGTTAGTACTTATAGGCGGCGTTTTCGTTATTGAAACTCTCTCTGTTATTCTGCAGGTAGCCTCGTATAAGATCAGGAAAAAAAGAGTATTTAAGATGAGCCCTCTTCACCATCATTATGAACTATCCGGTTGGAGTGAATGGCGAGTCGTATTAACTTTCTGGGCTGTCGGATTACTTTTTGCAGTTACTGGAATTTGGCTGGAGGTAGGTCTTTAA
- the murG gene encoding undecaprenyldiphospho-muramoylpentapeptide beta-N-acetylglucosaminyltransferase encodes MKVLVSGGGTGGHIYPALALIRHLEREENAEFLYIGTEKGLEASIVPKAGVPFKSVHITGFRRKISFENVKTIARFVKATRTAKKYISDFNPDVVIGTGGYVCGPVVFAAARAGIPTIVHEQNSVPGLTNKFLSKYVDKVAVSFEEAAQYFPKDKVVFTGNPRASEVAEHKSDHSSLAALGLSENKPTVLIVGGSRGAKPINEAVMAAFQDWKEESFQVVYVTGEVHYEEIADKMAGVSSNNIKTVSYIDDMPALLKEVHLVIARAGATTLAEITALGLPSILVPSPHVTNNHQFKNASALVDKGAAILLEENELTAELLTASIRSGLDKNNQIKMKEKAFEAGVPEAAALLSREMKALKKG; translated from the coding sequence ATGAAAGTTTTAGTATCCGGCGGTGGGACAGGTGGTCATATTTATCCCGCTTTAGCACTTATCCGTCATTTGGAAAGAGAAGAGAACGCAGAATTCCTATATATAGGTACTGAAAAAGGTCTGGAAGCTTCAATCGTTCCTAAAGCAGGAGTTCCGTTTAAAAGTGTGCATATAACAGGTTTCCGGCGCAAAATCAGTTTTGAGAATGTAAAAACGATAGCCAGATTTGTAAAAGCGACCCGTACAGCAAAAAAATATATATCAGATTTTAATCCCGATGTTGTTATTGGAACAGGAGGATATGTTTGTGGTCCGGTTGTTTTTGCAGCTGCCAGAGCTGGGATACCAACTATCGTTCATGAGCAGAACAGTGTACCCGGCTTAACGAATAAATTCCTTTCAAAATATGTAGATAAAGTTGCGGTTTCTTTTGAAGAAGCAGCCCAGTATTTCCCAAAAGACAAAGTTGTCTTCACGGGGAATCCCCGGGCTTCTGAAGTTGCGGAGCATAAAAGTGATCATTCTTCTCTTGCCGCCCTGGGTCTTTCAGAGAATAAGCCGACAGTTTTGATTGTAGGTGGCAGCAGAGGAGCAAAACCTATTAATGAAGCAGTAATGGCAGCTTTTCAGGACTGGAAGGAAGAATCTTTCCAAGTGGTATATGTAACGGGAGAAGTTCATTACGAGGAAATTGCTGATAAAATGGCAGGAGTCAGCAGTAACAATATTAAAACTGTATCCTATATTGACGATATGCCTGCACTCCTAAAAGAAGTACATCTGGTCATTGCACGTGCTGGAGCAACAACATTAGCGGAAATTACGGCACTCGGTCTCCCCTCGATTCTTGTACCAAGTCCGCACGTAACGAATAATCATCAATTCAAAAATGCAAGTGCTTTAGTGGATAAAGGTGCTGCGATTCTGCTTGAAGAAAACGAACTGACAGCTGAACTGCTGACAGCTTCTATCCGGTCCGGTCTCGATAAAAATAACCAGATTAAAATGAAAGAAAAAGCTTTCGAGGCTGGAGTGCCGGAAGCAGCAGCTTTATTGTCCAGAGAAATGAAAGCATTGAAAAAAGGCTGA
- the rsmH gene encoding 16S rRNA (cytosine(1402)-N(4))-methyltransferase RsmH — MFEHETVLKEETVSGLNVKPDGLYVDCTLGGGGHSERLLAELSSKGRLYAFDQDESALKAASGRFKSDNIIFIRSNFSGLKDELIKQGVTKVDGIMFDLGVSSPQFDIPERGFSYRYDAPLDMRMDQTQELTAYQIINSWSFQNLHWIIHTYGEEKFAKQIARKIEKAREIKPVETTFELVELIKEGIPAPARRKGGHPAKRTFQAFRIAVNNELGVFEEALEQAVDLLASEGRIAVITFHSLEDRICKRFFKKKSSLPDLPKGLPVIPDGMEPELKLITRKPITASEEELINNNRAHSAKLRIAEKT, encoded by the coding sequence TTGTTTGAACATGAGACAGTACTAAAAGAAGAGACAGTTTCTGGATTAAATGTAAAACCTGATGGGCTTTATGTTGATTGTACCCTCGGCGGTGGCGGCCACAGTGAACGATTGTTAGCCGAATTATCAAGTAAAGGCAGGCTTTATGCATTTGATCAGGACGAATCTGCTCTGAAGGCAGCGTCGGGACGTTTTAAATCAGACAATATTATTTTTATCCGCTCCAATTTCAGCGGGTTAAAAGATGAACTTATAAAGCAGGGAGTAACGAAAGTAGACGGAATTATGTTTGATCTTGGAGTCTCCTCCCCTCAATTCGATATACCGGAACGCGGGTTCAGCTACCGTTATGATGCTCCGCTGGACATGCGGATGGATCAGACACAGGAGCTTACAGCTTATCAGATTATTAACAGCTGGAGCTTTCAGAATCTGCACTGGATTATACATACTTACGGAGAAGAAAAGTTCGCCAAGCAGATTGCCAGGAAAATTGAAAAAGCAAGAGAAATAAAGCCGGTGGAAACGACGTTTGAGCTCGTTGAATTAATTAAAGAAGGCATACCTGCTCCTGCCAGACGTAAAGGCGGACATCCTGCTAAAAGAACGTTTCAGGCTTTCCGTATTGCAGTAAATAATGAACTTGGTGTTTTTGAAGAAGCGCTGGAACAGGCGGTTGATTTACTTGCATCTGAAGGACGTATCGCTGTTATAACGTTTCATTCTCTCGAAGACAGAATCTGTAAAAGATTCTTCAAAAAGAAAAGCAGTCTGCCGGATCTTCCGAAAGGTCTGCCGGTTATTCCGGACGGGATGGAACCAGAATTGAAACTTATTACGCGAAAACCAATTACTGCATCTGAGGAAGAATTGATTAATAATAACCGGGCTCATTCAGCCAAACTACGAATAGCAGAAAAAACTTAA